From the genome of Parasteatoda tepidariorum isolate YZ-2023 chromosome X1, CAS_Ptep_4.0, whole genome shotgun sequence, one region includes:
- the LOC107437115 gene encoding one cut domain family member 2 isoform X3, with amino-acid sequence MSAQMQNSDSKYGDEKLASVVCAVWIIFRCFASPKVSKCCVHSMTEDMAELVGRERISRVVVVSVEQDNSTPPLEAVVARAADSDDEEDAVDDNVEPSVNLLSRSDSEEVSGTMIEAADFRALSEGPAYASLNGRLSPGFSTASSYATLTPLQPLPPISTMSDKFSHYAHHGNVTGNFTLMQNNMGLNFQYDKLGTMSVMNMSPTLGVTHASAVSMLAANGLSSQSIPSPPYSQNGIHTPEKSLSPTGFESYSHRDLGSPQSPALHTPTSMMQTLNGLNVPSSPPPPAQIQEPSPPSKPSPGPMTVPVVSLAPSAALNVALSLASAIPVPVHVTVQPAVAISSTTPQGQQQVVVATPVVQQQPQQQPQPQQQQQQQQQQAQPQTQQQPQVITTIPNKTVLVATAVSPSSAKSSGDEVEEINTKELAQRISAELKRYSIPQAIFAQRVLCRSQGTLSDLLRNPKPWSKLKSGRETFRRMYKWLEEPEFQRMSALRLAEGGSFSRMLLDRQPTSSSSCPSTSTDATTVSINTDINRSIFRCNTEPAMMSLEN; translated from the coding sequence ATGAGTGCGCAGATGCAGAACAGCGATAGCAAATATGGCGATGAGAAGCTGGCGTCTGTGGTGTGTGCGGTGTGGATAATTTTTCGGTGCTTCGCAAGTCCTAAAGTGTCCAAATGTTGTGTCCACTCAATGACTGAGGATATGGCGGAGTTGGTGGGACGCGAGCGAATCTCACGGGTGGTTGTTGTCTCTGTAGAACAAGATAACAGCACACCTCCTCTTGAAGCGGTGGTCGCGCGGGCTGCCGATTCGGACGACGAGGAAGACGCGGTTGACGACAACGTTGAGCCCTCTGTTAACCTTCTCTCCCGTTCCGACTCGGAAGAGGTAAGCGGTACTATGATTGAAGCGGCCGATTTCAGGGCCCTTTCTGAAGGACCAGCATATGCGAGTTTAAATGGCAGATTGAGTCCTGGATTTTCAACTGCCTCTAGCTATGCTACGTTAACGCCACTACAACCACTGCCTCCTATCTCGACCATGTCAGATAAATTTTCTCACTACGCTCACCACGGGAATGTAACCGGAAATTTTACACTCATGCAAAACAACATGGGACTGAACTTCCAGTATGACAAACTGGGAACTATGAGTGTTATGAACATGAGTCCAACATTAGGAGTAACACATGCCTCTGCCGTTTCCATGCTCGCGGCCAATGGGCTTAGTTCACAGTCCATACCTTCACCTCCATATTCACAAAATGGAATACACACTCCTGAAAAATCTCTCAGCCCCACTGGGTTTGAGTCCTACTCTCATAGGGACCTTGGCTCACCCCAAAGTCCAGCGTTGCACACTCCCACCTCAATGATGCAAACTCTTAATGGCCTTAATGTCCCAAGCAGTCCTCCGCCCCCTGCCCAAATACAAGAACCTAGTCCACCTAGTAAGCCCTCTCCGGGCCCTATGACTGTTCCTGTGGTGAGTTTAGCTCCATCAGCTGCTTTAAATGTTGCCCTATCTTTGGCATCGGCTATACCGGTGCCTGTACATGTGACAGTCCAACCTGCTGTTGCTATTTCGAGTACGACACCTCAGGGACAACAGCAGGTAGTTGTAGCCACTCCTGTGGTTCAGCAGCAGCCACAGCAACAACCACAGCCGCAACAAcagcagcaacaacaacaacagcaagcGCAACCTCAAACTCAGCAACAACCCCAAGTAATAACGACCATTCCCAATAAGACTGTACTTGTTGCAACGGCTGTTTCTCCTTCGTCAGCTAAAAGTAGTGGTGACGAAGTAgaagaaattaatacaaaagaaCTAGCACAGAGGATAAGTGCAGAACTGAAACGTTATAGTATCCCTCAAGCAATATTTGCCCAAAGGGTGCTATGTCGATCACAGGGAACTCTTTCAGACTTACTGCGGAATCCCAAACCCTGGAGTAAACTAAAATCAGGAAGAGAAACTTTTCGCAGGATGTATAAATGGCTAGAAGAACCTGAATTCCAAAGGATGTCTGCTCTCAGATTAGCAG
- the LOC107437115 gene encoding one cut domain family member 2 isoform X4: protein MSAQMQNSDSKYGDEKLASVVCAVWIIFRCFASPKVSKCCVHSMTEDMAELVGRERISRVVVVSVEQDNSTPPLEAVVARAADSDDEEDAVDDNVEPSVNLLSRSDSEEVSGTMIEAADFRALSEGPAYASLNGRLSPGFSTASSYATLTPLQPLPPISTMSDKFSHYAHHGNVTGNFTLMQNNMGLNFQYDKLGTMSVMNMSPTLGVTHASAVSMLAANGLSSQSIPSPPYSQNGIHTPEKSLSPTGFESYSHRDLGSPQSPALHTPTSMMQTLNGLNVPSSPPPPAQIQEPSPPSKPSPGPMTVPVVSLAPSAALNVALSLASAIPVPVHVTVQPAVAISSTTPQGQQQVVVATPVVQQQPQQQPQPQQQQQQQQQQAQPQTQQQPQVITTIPNKTVLVATAVSPSSAKSSGDEVEEINTKELAQRISAELKRYSIPQAIFAQRVLCRSQGTLSDLLRNPKPWSKLKSGRETFRRMYKWLEEPEFQRMSALRLAEGGSFSRMLLDRQPTSSSSCPSTSTDATTVSINTDINRSIFRCNTEPAMPLK, encoded by the coding sequence ATGAGTGCGCAGATGCAGAACAGCGATAGCAAATATGGCGATGAGAAGCTGGCGTCTGTGGTGTGTGCGGTGTGGATAATTTTTCGGTGCTTCGCAAGTCCTAAAGTGTCCAAATGTTGTGTCCACTCAATGACTGAGGATATGGCGGAGTTGGTGGGACGCGAGCGAATCTCACGGGTGGTTGTTGTCTCTGTAGAACAAGATAACAGCACACCTCCTCTTGAAGCGGTGGTCGCGCGGGCTGCCGATTCGGACGACGAGGAAGACGCGGTTGACGACAACGTTGAGCCCTCTGTTAACCTTCTCTCCCGTTCCGACTCGGAAGAGGTAAGCGGTACTATGATTGAAGCGGCCGATTTCAGGGCCCTTTCTGAAGGACCAGCATATGCGAGTTTAAATGGCAGATTGAGTCCTGGATTTTCAACTGCCTCTAGCTATGCTACGTTAACGCCACTACAACCACTGCCTCCTATCTCGACCATGTCAGATAAATTTTCTCACTACGCTCACCACGGGAATGTAACCGGAAATTTTACACTCATGCAAAACAACATGGGACTGAACTTCCAGTATGACAAACTGGGAACTATGAGTGTTATGAACATGAGTCCAACATTAGGAGTAACACATGCCTCTGCCGTTTCCATGCTCGCGGCCAATGGGCTTAGTTCACAGTCCATACCTTCACCTCCATATTCACAAAATGGAATACACACTCCTGAAAAATCTCTCAGCCCCACTGGGTTTGAGTCCTACTCTCATAGGGACCTTGGCTCACCCCAAAGTCCAGCGTTGCACACTCCCACCTCAATGATGCAAACTCTTAATGGCCTTAATGTCCCAAGCAGTCCTCCGCCCCCTGCCCAAATACAAGAACCTAGTCCACCTAGTAAGCCCTCTCCGGGCCCTATGACTGTTCCTGTGGTGAGTTTAGCTCCATCAGCTGCTTTAAATGTTGCCCTATCTTTGGCATCGGCTATACCGGTGCCTGTACATGTGACAGTCCAACCTGCTGTTGCTATTTCGAGTACGACACCTCAGGGACAACAGCAGGTAGTTGTAGCCACTCCTGTGGTTCAGCAGCAGCCACAGCAACAACCACAGCCGCAACAAcagcagcaacaacaacaacagcaagcGCAACCTCAAACTCAGCAACAACCCCAAGTAATAACGACCATTCCCAATAAGACTGTACTTGTTGCAACGGCTGTTTCTCCTTCGTCAGCTAAAAGTAGTGGTGACGAAGTAgaagaaattaatacaaaagaaCTAGCACAGAGGATAAGTGCAGAACTGAAACGTTATAGTATCCCTCAAGCAATATTTGCCCAAAGGGTGCTATGTCGATCACAGGGAACTCTTTCAGACTTACTGCGGAATCCCAAACCCTGGAGTAAACTAAAATCAGGAAGAGAAACTTTTCGCAGGATGTATAAATGGCTAGAAGAACCTGAATTCCAAAGGATGTCTGCTCTCAGATTAGCAG
- the LOC107437115 gene encoding one cut domain family member 2 isoform X2, protein MSAQMQNSDSKYGDEKLASVVCAVWIIFRCFASPKVSKCCVHSMTEDMAELVGRERISRVVVVSVEQDNSTPPLEAVVARAADSDDEEDAVDDNVEPSVNLLSRSDSEEVSGTMIEAADFRALSEGPAYASLNGRLSPGFSTASSYATLTPLQPLPPISTMSDKFSHYAHHGNVTGNFTLMQNNMGLNFQYDKLGTMSVMNMSPTLGVTHASAVSMLAANGLSSQSIPSPPYSQNGIHTPEKSLSPTGFESYSHRDLGSPQSPALHTPTSMMQTLNGLNVPSSPPPPAQIQEPSPPSKPSPGPMTVPVVSLAPSAALNVALSLASAIPVPVHVTVQPAVAISSTTPQGQQQVVVATPVVQQQPQQQPQPQQQQQQQQQQAQPQTQQQPQVITTIPNKTVLVATAVSPSSAKSSGDEVEEINTKELAQRISAELKRYSIPQAIFAQRVLCRSQGTLSDLLRNPKPWSKLKSGRETFRRMYKWLEEPEFQRMSALRLAEGGSFSRMLLDRQPTSSSSCPSTSTDATTVSINTDINRSIFRCNTEPEMGIRHSE, encoded by the coding sequence ATGAGTGCGCAGATGCAGAACAGCGATAGCAAATATGGCGATGAGAAGCTGGCGTCTGTGGTGTGTGCGGTGTGGATAATTTTTCGGTGCTTCGCAAGTCCTAAAGTGTCCAAATGTTGTGTCCACTCAATGACTGAGGATATGGCGGAGTTGGTGGGACGCGAGCGAATCTCACGGGTGGTTGTTGTCTCTGTAGAACAAGATAACAGCACACCTCCTCTTGAAGCGGTGGTCGCGCGGGCTGCCGATTCGGACGACGAGGAAGACGCGGTTGACGACAACGTTGAGCCCTCTGTTAACCTTCTCTCCCGTTCCGACTCGGAAGAGGTAAGCGGTACTATGATTGAAGCGGCCGATTTCAGGGCCCTTTCTGAAGGACCAGCATATGCGAGTTTAAATGGCAGATTGAGTCCTGGATTTTCAACTGCCTCTAGCTATGCTACGTTAACGCCACTACAACCACTGCCTCCTATCTCGACCATGTCAGATAAATTTTCTCACTACGCTCACCACGGGAATGTAACCGGAAATTTTACACTCATGCAAAACAACATGGGACTGAACTTCCAGTATGACAAACTGGGAACTATGAGTGTTATGAACATGAGTCCAACATTAGGAGTAACACATGCCTCTGCCGTTTCCATGCTCGCGGCCAATGGGCTTAGTTCACAGTCCATACCTTCACCTCCATATTCACAAAATGGAATACACACTCCTGAAAAATCTCTCAGCCCCACTGGGTTTGAGTCCTACTCTCATAGGGACCTTGGCTCACCCCAAAGTCCAGCGTTGCACACTCCCACCTCAATGATGCAAACTCTTAATGGCCTTAATGTCCCAAGCAGTCCTCCGCCCCCTGCCCAAATACAAGAACCTAGTCCACCTAGTAAGCCCTCTCCGGGCCCTATGACTGTTCCTGTGGTGAGTTTAGCTCCATCAGCTGCTTTAAATGTTGCCCTATCTTTGGCATCGGCTATACCGGTGCCTGTACATGTGACAGTCCAACCTGCTGTTGCTATTTCGAGTACGACACCTCAGGGACAACAGCAGGTAGTTGTAGCCACTCCTGTGGTTCAGCAGCAGCCACAGCAACAACCACAGCCGCAACAAcagcagcaacaacaacaacagcaagcGCAACCTCAAACTCAGCAACAACCCCAAGTAATAACGACCATTCCCAATAAGACTGTACTTGTTGCAACGGCTGTTTCTCCTTCGTCAGCTAAAAGTAGTGGTGACGAAGTAgaagaaattaatacaaaagaaCTAGCACAGAGGATAAGTGCAGAACTGAAACGTTATAGTATCCCTCAAGCAATATTTGCCCAAAGGGTGCTATGTCGATCACAGGGAACTCTTTCAGACTTACTGCGGAATCCCAAACCCTGGAGTAAACTAAAATCAGGAAGAGAAACTTTTCGCAGGATGTATAAATGGCTAGAAGAACCTGAATTCCAAAGGATGTCTGCTCTCAGATTAGCAG